A window of the Acidobacteriota bacterium genome harbors these coding sequences:
- a CDS encoding monovalent cation/H+ antiporter subunit D family protein produces the protein MIEANLPLLVPLTFLILALLIPLIGVRVPGAAYPLALAAVLASIPIAGFGLFRVIEGGPVTYTLGGWEAPIGIELVLDPLASFLTLVVTVVSCLVLIHARHVASVEHPDKRVPYYSLVLLLLAGFCGILSTGDLFNLYVFLEISSLAGYGLVAIGDKRSPVAAYRYLILGSVGTGFYLLGVGFIYVMSGSLNMADLARILPHILDQPPVLSGLILMVTGIGLKMALFPLHFWLPDAYSSASSATSALLAPLGTKVGAYILIRVLFFVFDPAEVEKRVPVASVIAWLSAAGVLYGSLMALAQQELKRMLAYSSVAQIGYIGLGLGMANPLGFTGAVLHILNHAFMKAALFLVAGNLRVRVGHSNIADMDQRLSRQMPWSMAALVVAALSMIGLPPTAGFFSKWYLVLGGIQGSDWVFVAVILLGGLLNAIYFFRVVERVYLPFRKGSSDHAAADGVQEVVESREVRLSMLAPTLVLAGGLLVLGLASSFLVNRVIQLMIPPGL, from the coding sequence TGGTCCCGCTCACCTTTCTCATTCTGGCTCTCCTGATACCTCTGATTGGCGTCCGGGTTCCCGGCGCCGCCTACCCCTTGGCGTTGGCCGCGGTTCTGGCGTCCATTCCCATCGCGGGATTCGGCTTGTTCAGGGTGATCGAGGGCGGACCGGTCACCTACACCCTGGGGGGCTGGGAAGCTCCCATCGGGATTGAGTTGGTGTTGGATCCGCTGGCATCGTTCCTGACGCTGGTGGTGACGGTGGTTTCCTGCCTGGTGTTGATTCACGCCCGCCACGTGGCGTCGGTGGAGCACCCGGACAAGCGGGTCCCCTACTACAGCCTGGTGCTGCTGCTGCTGGCCGGGTTCTGCGGAATCCTGTCGACCGGAGACCTCTTCAATCTCTATGTCTTCCTGGAGATCAGCTCTCTTGCGGGCTACGGACTGGTCGCCATCGGGGACAAGCGGTCGCCGGTAGCGGCCTATCGCTACCTCATTCTGGGTAGCGTGGGAACCGGTTTCTACCTGCTGGGCGTCGGATTCATCTATGTCATGAGCGGGTCCCTGAACATGGCCGACCTGGCTCGAATCCTCCCCCACATCCTCGACCAGCCGCCCGTGCTGTCGGGATTGATTTTGATGGTGACCGGCATCGGCCTCAAGATGGCGCTCTTTCCGCTGCACTTCTGGCTTCCGGACGCCTATTCCAGTGCGTCCTCGGCCACCTCGGCGCTGCTGGCGCCGTTGGGTACCAAGGTGGGCGCCTATATCCTCATTCGAGTTCTTTTCTTTGTCTTCGACCCCGCCGAGGTAGAGAAGAGGGTGCCCGTCGCCTCCGTAATCGCCTGGCTCTCGGCGGCTGGAGTTCTTTACGGGTCGCTCATGGCCCTGGCCCAGCAGGAACTCAAACGGATGCTGGCCTACAGCAGCGTCGCACAGATCGGATATATCGGGCTGGGCCTGGGGATGGCCAATCCCCTGGGATTCACCGGAGCGGTGCTCCATATCCTGAATCATGCCTTTATGAAGGCCGCCCTCTTCCTGGTCGCAGGCAATTTGCGGGTGAGGGTCGGCCATTCCAATATCGCGGACATGGACCAACGACTGAGCCGTCAGATGCCCTGGTCGATGGCCGCACTTGTGGTTGCGGCCTTGTCCATGATCGGGCTGCCGCCGACGGCGGGATTTTTCAGCAAGTGGTACCTGGTGTTGGGAGGCATCCAGGGTTCCGACTGGGTTTTTGTGGCTGTCATTCTACTGGGGGGACTGCTGAACGCCATCTACTTCTTCAGAGTCGTTGAAAGGGTGTATCTCCCGTTTCGAAAAGGGTCGTCGGACCACGCCGCCGCCGACGGAGTCCAGGAGGTTGTGGAAAGCAGGGAAGTCAGGCTTTCCATGCTGGCTCCCACGCTGGTTCTGGCAGGAGGTCTCCTGGTACTGGGCCTGGCGAGTTCCTTCCTGGTGAATCGGGTGATTCAACTCATGATTCCGCCAGGCCTCTAG